One Sander vitreus isolate 19-12246 chromosome 22, sanVit1, whole genome shotgun sequence DNA segment encodes these proteins:
- the gimap4 gene encoding GTPase IMAP family member 4 isoform X1 has translation MEASRPLHTEASDASGSEEEANKAAAAAANRLPDVRLVVLGWRWPGKSLTGNTIIGREEFRLERAAEFCVKRQTEVLGRQVTVVDTPGWFSAQDTPPSYKQELVRGASLCPPGPHVFLLVIPVGMFTEVDRARIEEHVSLFGERVWKHTIVVFTWAEVLRTISIERYIRREGKELQWVLEKCKRRYFVINNCIFGEHPQVGRLLGKVEKMVAEEGGYYNPEEVEKEKKPLDENQNPAREGRELGARPKQNSGLGLSKVMEVEPLSSE, from the exons ATGGAAGCGAGTAGACCACTTCATACGGAAG CCAGCGATGCCTCCGGATCAGAAGAGGAGGCCAACaaggcagcagctgctgcagctaaccGCCTGCCTGACGTTCGTCTGGTGGTGCTGGGCTGGAGGTGGCCGGGGAAGAGCCTGACTGGAAACACCATCATAGGCCGAGAGGAGTTTCGCTTGGAACGAGCAGCCGAGTTCTGtgtgaagagacagacagaggtgcTAGGGCGGCAGGTGACCGTGGTGGACACTCCAGGCTGGTTCTCCGCCCAGGATACACCACCCTCCTATAAACAGGAGTTAGTGAGGGGAGCATCTCTTTGCCCTCCAGGCCCACACGTCTTCCTGCTCGTCATCCCTGTGGGCATGTTCACAGAGGTGGATCGTGCTCGCATCGAGGAACATGTGAGCCTCTTTGGCGAGCGTGTGTGGAAGCACACAATTGTGGTTTTCACATGGGCAGAGGTGTTGCGTACCATTTCAATTGAGAGGTACATTCGCAGGGAGGGCAAGGAGCTGCAGTGGGTGCTTGAAAAGTGTAAGCGAAGATACTTTGTTATTAATAACTGCATATTCGGGGAGCATCCCCAGGTGGGCCGCTTGCTAGGGAAAGTGGAAAAGATGGTGGCAGAGGAGGGGGGCTACTACAACCCAGAGGAggtggagaaggagaagaaaccTCTGGATGAGAACCAGAATCCAGCCAGAGAGGGGCGGGAGCTGGGGGCACGGCCCAAACAGAACTCTGGACTGGGTTTGTCCAAAGTCATGGAGGTGGAGCCGCTTTCCAGTGAGTGA
- the zfand1 gene encoding AN1-type zinc finger protein 1 — MAEIDIGKHCQIDSCYQKDFLPFVCDLCSGIFCLEHRSREAHSCSEEPVKRESRTVGSSTSYPCSFQDCKGKELLPVICLQCEKHFCLAHRHQDDHKCEKLEVQKPRMAATKELVQKIVESKDKCQSKARRGAKNSATAAKVALMKLKLHAAGDKGLPQTERTYFQVYLPKEFKDSSQPMFFCSKWSVGKVVDYAASLASLKNNNNVLTAKKLRLCHPQTGEAFQMDDTLLSLLAHTKTPLYNGGNVILEYLDNECTGLENVSDYVTQI, encoded by the exons ATGGCTGAAATAGACATTGGGAAGCATTGTCAGATCGATTCCTGTTATCAGAAAG ATTTCCTTCCATTTGTTTGTGATCTTTGCAGTGGTATTTTCTG CCTTGAGCACAGAAGCAGAGAGGCCCATTCATGTTCAGAG GAGCCAGTGAAAAGGGAATCCCGGACCGTGGGTAGCAGTACAAGTTATCCATGCTCATTTCAAGACTGCAAGGGAAAAGAATTGTTGCCAGTAATATGTCTGCAGTGtgaaaaacatttctgtttggC CCATCGCCATCAAGATGATCACAAGTGCGAGAAGTTGGAGGTCCAAAAGCCTCGAATGGCAGCCACAAAAGAGCTGGTGCAAAAGATTGTTG AGTCAAAGGACAAATGTCAAAGTAAAGCACGCAGAGGAGCAAAGAACAGTGCAACTGCAGCTAAGGTAGCATTAATGAAACTGAAGCTGCATGCTGCAGGAGACAAGGGGCTGCCACAG ACAGAAAGAACGTATTTTCAGGTGTATCTTCCTAAAGAATTCAAAGACTCCAGCCAACccatgttcttctgttccaaatGGAGTGTTGGGAAAGTGGTGGATTACGCAGCCTCCCTCGCTAGTCTCAAGAACAACAATAATGTACTGACAGCTAAG AAGCTGCGGTTATGTCATCCTCAGACAGGTGAGGCTTTCCAGATGGACGACACCCTGCTCTCACTGCTGGCTCACACAAAAACTCCCCTGTACAATGGGGGTAATGTGATCCTGGAGTACCTGGACAATGAGTGCACAGGCCTGGAGAATGTTTCTGACTATGTTACACAGATCTGA
- the chmp4c gene encoding charged multivesicular body protein 4c, whose protein sequence is MSKIAKLFKGSASSSSSSSSKSKHHRSRGGPSPQEAIHKLRETEEMLTKKQDYLEKRIEQEIMIAKKNGTKNKRAALQALKRKKRLEQQLTQIDGTLSTIEFQREALENSNTNTEVLKNMGFAAKAMKQVHENMDINKIDDLMQDITEQQDVAREISEAISGPFGDTFDEDELMAELAELEQEELEDSMKSMGGLPSVPSSKLPSARPSHRATTKKRVEDDDDMRMLASWAT, encoded by the exons ATGAGCAAAATCGCGAAATTATTCAAGGGGAGCGCCAGCTCGAGTTCATCGAGCTCCTCAAAGTCCAAACACCACCGGTCGCGGGGAGGACCTTCACCCCAAGAGGCCATTCACAAACTTCGGGAAACAGAAGAAATGCTGACGAAGAAACAAGACTACCTGGAGAAAAGAATAGAGCAGGAAATTATGATAGCCAAAAAGAATGGCACAAAAAACAAGCGAG CTGCTCTGCAGGCCTTGAAGAGGAAGAAGCGCTTGGAGCAGCAGCTCACGCAGATCGATGGCACGCTCTCCACCATCGAGTTTCAGAGGGAAGCTTTGGAGAACTCGAACACCAACACAGAGGTCCTGAAGAACATGGGCTTTGCTGCCAAGGCCATGAAGCAGGTCCACGAGAACAT GGACATTAACAAGATAGATGATCTGATGCAGGATATCACAGAGCAACAGGACGTGGCCCGAGAGATCAGCGAAGCAATCTCCGGACCTTTTGGCGATACATTCGACGAG GATGAGCTGATGGCAGAGCTGGCAGAGCTGGAACAGGAGGAGCTTGAGGACAGCATGAAGAGTATGGGTGGACTACCAAGCGTGCCCAGCTCCAAACTGCCTTCAGCACGGCCCAGTCACCGTGCAA CAACCAAGAAAAGGGTTGAAGATGATGACGACATGCGCATGCTGGCATCGTGGGCAACTTAA
- the maf1b gene encoding MAF1 homolog, negative regulator of RNA polymerase III b: MKLLESSSFEALSSRLCVETGESRILGRMESYSCKMAGDDKHMFKQFCQEGEPHVLEALSPPQSTSATSPSQLGKSSEDGENPLSDKCCRKTLFYLITTLNESFRPDYDFSAARAHEFSREPSLNWVANAVNSSLFSAVGEEFNSLGPELWNAIDQEINLQSCDIYSYNPDLDSDPFGEEGSLWSFNYFFYNKKLKRIVFFTCRSVSVLSGYGRDCLDNELDMELDDEEEMDGFTEDRFPRALCV, encoded by the exons ATGAAACTTTTGGAGAGCTCCAGTTTCGAAGCCCTCAGCTCCCGGCTGTGTGTTGAAACAGGAGAGTCTCGCATCCTTGGCAG GATGGAGAGCTACTCCTGTAAGATGGCAGGTGACGATAAACATATGTTCAAGCAGTTCTGCCAGGAAGGGGAGCCGCACGTCCTGGAggccctctctccccctcagtCCACCAGCGCCACCAGCCCTTCACA GCTGGGGAAGAGCAGTGAGGACGGGGAGAACCCCCTGAGTGACAAGTGTTGCAGGAAGACTCTTTTCTACCTCATCACCACGCTCAACGAGTCCTTCCGGCCAGACTATGACTTTAGCGCTGCACGGGCCCACGAGTTCAGCCGAGAGCCCAGCCTCAACTGG GTGGCTAATGCAGTAAACAGCAGCTTGTTCTCAGCTGTGGGAGAGGAGTTTAACTCTCTGGGGCCGGAGCTGTGGAACGCCATCGATCAAGAGATCAACCTGCAGAGCTGTGACATTTACAG CTACAACCCTGATCTGGACTCAGACCCTTTTGGTGAAGAGGGGAGCCTCTGGTCCTTCAACTACTTCTTCTACAACAAGAAACTCAAGAGGATTGTATTCTTCACATGTCGCTCTGTCAG CGTCTTGAGTGGGTATGGCCGTGATTGTCTTGACAATGAGCTGGACATGGAGctggatgatgaggaggaaATGGACGGCTTCACTGAGGACAG GTTTCCCAGAGCTCTGTGCGTGTGA
- the gimap4 gene encoding GTPase IMAP family member 4 isoform X2 produces MEASRPLHTEASDASGSEEEANKAAAAAANRLPDVRLVVLGWRWPGKSLTGNTIIGREEFRLERAAEFCVKRQTEVLGRQVTVVDTPGWFSAQDTPPSYKQELVRGASLCPPGPHVFLLVIPVGMFTEVDRARIEEHVSLFGERVWKHTIVVFTWAEVLRTISIERYIRREGKELQWVLEKCKRRYFVINNCIFGEHPQVGRLLGKVEKMVAEEGGYYNPEEVEKEKKPLDENQNPAREGRELGARPKQNSGLGLSKVMEVEPLSN; encoded by the exons ATGGAAGCGAGTAGACCACTTCATACGGAAG CCAGCGATGCCTCCGGATCAGAAGAGGAGGCCAACaaggcagcagctgctgcagctaaccGCCTGCCTGACGTTCGTCTGGTGGTGCTGGGCTGGAGGTGGCCGGGGAAGAGCCTGACTGGAAACACCATCATAGGCCGAGAGGAGTTTCGCTTGGAACGAGCAGCCGAGTTCTGtgtgaagagacagacagaggtgcTAGGGCGGCAGGTGACCGTGGTGGACACTCCAGGCTGGTTCTCCGCCCAGGATACACCACCCTCCTATAAACAGGAGTTAGTGAGGGGAGCATCTCTTTGCCCTCCAGGCCCACACGTCTTCCTGCTCGTCATCCCTGTGGGCATGTTCACAGAGGTGGATCGTGCTCGCATCGAGGAACATGTGAGCCTCTTTGGCGAGCGTGTGTGGAAGCACACAATTGTGGTTTTCACATGGGCAGAGGTGTTGCGTACCATTTCAATTGAGAGGTACATTCGCAGGGAGGGCAAGGAGCTGCAGTGGGTGCTTGAAAAGTGTAAGCGAAGATACTTTGTTATTAATAACTGCATATTCGGGGAGCATCCCCAGGTGGGCCGCTTGCTAGGGAAAGTGGAAAAGATGGTGGCAGAGGAGGGGGGCTACTACAACCCAGAGGAggtggagaaggagaagaaaccTCTGGATGAGAACCAGAATCCAGCCAGAGAGGGGCGGGAGCTGGGGGCACGGCCCAAACAGAACTCTGGACTGGGTTTGTCCAAAGTCATGGAGGTGGAGCCGCTTTCCA ATTAA